In the genome of Leptospira terpstrae serovar Hualin str. LT 11-33 = ATCC 700639, one region contains:
- a CDS encoding ATP-binding protein produces MKVIFTISIFCFFYLSHLTCKNIESESPKLVQGVLDLTNYNFQNKPTLPLIGEWKFTPSQLAMTENKDTIIVTIPDNPHWNSYNPNQNGLATGFGIGSYFLTIIPPKEPINLSLDFHIVFSDCKIFQNGILIGSIGNIYGENEGIDRRPVQIELLPTNGEKFHLTILLRNRFYQAGGIRFLPQLGTSESLIKIREKDIFEQSLIVGGLFFLGLYQLGVYFTRGRILGSLYFFLFCQIMALQILATGTRSLFLIVGENSSELVFRINFFSQYAGAISGLYYFYSLTREYIPNYVIHGMCGIILIPVFITIFGPIYTISYLHLYVLTALTFLLALAVYLIFRYIQDKRYGYIYLGLSSILLIGSASNDIILSLLHITEPMLLPYGILLFVFFQSLFLSKHISNEIITAELNLKAANYQLVQSEKMSSLGVMVASVAHEINSPLSAVIASGTAIEEKITEHFRLLSKINPIPNDVAPLFLSIINLALNQNEILSTKETRQYKQDLVKQIENLGIVDPENKADFFVSLGLREIPKDWIPILTDKDGDDLLNLAERAVSIFQGTKTIRIAALRAVKIAQSLKKFTHFDPNAEKHIINLSDSIDMVLTIFENSMKQGIDLTTHFEEVPPIECYPDELNQVWTNMIQNAIQSMNGKGNLKIKIGQTETKGKAYVFVSIEDSGTGIPKDLETKIFDPFFTTKPIGEGTGLGLYITKQVVEKHQGTIKLETKPGKTIFTIFLPTTLE; encoded by the coding sequence ATGAAAGTTATATTCACTATATCAATTTTCTGTTTCTTTTATCTTTCTCATCTTACTTGTAAAAACATAGAAAGCGAATCTCCAAAATTAGTCCAAGGTGTTCTTGATCTAACGAATTATAACTTTCAAAATAAGCCAACGCTACCTCTGATCGGAGAATGGAAATTTACACCTAGCCAACTTGCTATGACCGAAAACAAAGATACCATCATTGTAACAATTCCAGACAACCCACATTGGAATTCTTACAATCCAAATCAAAATGGTTTAGCAACTGGATTCGGGATTGGAAGTTACTTTTTAACGATCATCCCTCCGAAAGAACCAATCAATTTAAGTTTAGATTTTCACATTGTGTTCTCCGATTGTAAAATATTTCAAAATGGAATCTTAATCGGTTCTATTGGAAATATATATGGAGAGAATGAAGGTATTGATCGTAGGCCAGTACAAATTGAACTTTTGCCAACTAATGGTGAAAAATTTCACCTAACTATTTTACTTCGAAATCGTTTCTACCAAGCAGGAGGAATCCGATTCCTTCCACAACTAGGAACAAGTGAGTCTCTAATAAAAATAAGAGAAAAAGATATTTTTGAACAATCATTAATTGTGGGAGGACTTTTCTTTTTGGGACTTTATCAGTTAGGAGTCTACTTTACCCGCGGTAGAATCTTAGGTTCTCTTTATTTTTTCCTATTTTGCCAAATTATGGCATTACAAATCCTTGCCACAGGGACTCGGTCGTTATTTTTGATTGTGGGCGAAAATTCAAGTGAACTCGTCTTTCGAATTAATTTTTTTAGTCAATATGCAGGGGCCATTTCAGGGTTATATTATTTTTACAGTCTCACTCGCGAGTACATTCCTAATTACGTAATCCATGGAATGTGCGGAATCATTCTTATCCCAGTATTCATCACTATATTCGGTCCCATTTATACAATCAGTTACCTCCATCTCTATGTTCTCACCGCCCTCACTTTTCTTCTGGCCCTCGCAGTTTATCTAATTTTTCGTTACATTCAAGATAAAAGGTATGGATATATCTATTTGGGCTTATCATCCATTTTACTCATTGGTTCTGCGAGTAATGATATCATTTTATCATTATTACATATAACAGAACCTATGTTACTTCCTTACGGAATTTTATTATTTGTTTTTTTCCAATCTCTCTTTTTGTCTAAACATATATCCAATGAAATCATCACAGCAGAATTGAACTTAAAAGCTGCCAATTACCAACTAGTTCAGTCCGAAAAAATGTCATCACTCGGTGTTATGGTTGCCAGTGTTGCCCATGAAATCAATTCCCCACTCAGTGCAGTCATTGCATCTGGCACTGCGATAGAAGAAAAAATTACAGAACACTTTCGCCTCCTCTCCAAAATAAATCCAATCCCAAACGATGTAGCTCCCCTATTTTTATCAATAATCAATTTAGCCTTAAACCAAAATGAAATACTTTCAACAAAGGAAACTAGACAGTACAAACAGGACCTAGTAAAACAAATAGAGAATTTGGGAATCGTTGATCCAGAAAACAAAGCTGATTTTTTTGTATCACTTGGATTACGTGAAATTCCCAAGGATTGGATTCCTATTCTCACTGATAAAGACGGAGATGATTTACTTAACCTAGCGGAACGTGCCGTTTCTATATTTCAAGGAACTAAGACAATTCGAATCGCGGCTCTTCGTGCAGTGAAAATTGCACAATCACTAAAGAAATTTACACATTTTGATCCCAATGCAGAAAAACATATCATAAACCTTTCCGATTCTATCGATATGGTTCTTACCATTTTTGAAAACTCAATGAAACAAGGAATCGATCTCACAACTCATTTTGAAGAGGTTCCGCCTATTGAATGTTATCCCGACGAATTAAACCAAGTTTGGACAAACATGATCCAAAATGCCATCCAATCCATGAACGGGAAAGGAAACTTAAAAATTAAAATTGGACAAACAGAAACAAAAGGCAAAGCCTATGTTTTTGTTTCCATCGAAGACTCTGGTACAGGAATTCCAAAAGATTTGGAAACTAAAATATTTGATCCATTTTTTACAACAAAACCCATTGGCGAAGGAACCGGACTTGGGCTTTATATCACAAAACAAGTGGTAGAAAAACACCAAGGGACAATTAAACTTGAAACAAAACCAGGAAAAACAATTTTTACTATCTTCCTACCAACAACACTTGAATGA
- a CDS encoding sensor histidine kinase, which produces MNWKQSFKGFVLFLLYIGTAKLGMEFFSFQPVNLAVLWIPSGIGLIGCLFFGYRFLPVVWLASFLVNKDGLISSQHGLDPFGLYLSICLTAGVDTLQSTLAYTFWIKKIRKSLSSAKDNFYFVVYVCFLSSLISILCLGGILYSFGYFYKLNFSEIVRTLIVIIFGDTIGIFIVVPFFMAWRKFRFEDFSIKLILWTVAFILVQAVIVYHFPYLFFLSFLILIYLGYRFQIRGVTLGVFLLYLSSILMTRMGVGPFVYPGVFDSYIYLISFLIPFSILSEFITLQYQRLITYRFELEKKVFDRTKLLRKQVFEKNKAIEALHTSEKLLSESNRTKDIFFSIIAHDLRNPLGAFKQLTEIMYTDFDSHTDTEKKDTIFEIQNSASMLYGLLEQLLDWARTQTGNMPFRPKQVNLIALIAKIVDQVEPTVKKKSIRILTEIPSELAYVYADSEMIQAVLRNLITNSIKFTNEHGEIKITAKQDEDGIRVECQDNGIGMDSSDLEKLFRVDAQVTSIGLEGEKGTGLGLILCSEFIKLHGGEIWAKSEKGKGTTVSFRLPDRP; this is translated from the coding sequence ATGAACTGGAAGCAATCCTTCAAAGGATTCGTTTTATTTCTGCTCTATATAGGGACTGCCAAACTGGGAATGGAATTTTTTTCCTTCCAACCGGTGAATCTGGCAGTGCTCTGGATTCCTTCCGGTATAGGGCTCATTGGTTGTTTGTTTTTTGGATATCGTTTTTTGCCTGTGGTTTGGCTTGCCAGTTTTCTTGTCAACAAAGACGGCCTCATCAGTAGCCAACATGGTTTGGACCCTTTTGGTTTGTATTTAAGTATTTGCCTGACAGCCGGAGTTGATACACTCCAATCCACTCTTGCGTATACCTTCTGGATTAAAAAAATCAGAAAAAGTCTTAGCTCGGCAAAAGATAATTTTTACTTTGTGGTTTACGTTTGTTTTCTTTCTAGTTTGATTTCTATTCTTTGTCTTGGTGGAATTCTTTATTCCTTTGGATATTTTTATAAACTAAATTTTTCAGAAATCGTTCGCACCTTAATTGTAATTATTTTCGGAGATACGATCGGAATATTTATAGTGGTTCCGTTCTTTATGGCTTGGAGAAAATTCCGTTTTGAGGATTTTTCGATCAAATTAATCCTTTGGACTGTTGCTTTTATACTGGTTCAGGCAGTGATTGTATACCACTTCCCTTATCTTTTCTTTTTATCTTTTTTAATTCTTATCTATTTGGGTTATCGGTTCCAAATCCGAGGTGTTACCTTGGGTGTATTTCTTCTGTATCTATCCAGTATCCTTATGACAAGAATGGGTGTTGGTCCATTTGTTTATCCTGGTGTTTTTGATTCTTATATTTATTTAATTTCGTTTTTGATTCCATTTTCGATTTTATCAGAATTTATCACATTACAATACCAACGGCTGATTACTTATCGTTTCGAATTAGAAAAAAAAGTTTTTGATCGTACCAAATTACTCAGAAAACAAGTTTTTGAAAAGAATAAGGCCATTGAAGCCTTACACACATCAGAAAAACTTCTTAGTGAATCGAATCGCACCAAGGATATATTTTTTTCCATCATTGCACACGATTTAAGAAATCCACTTGGGGCTTTTAAACAACTTACGGAAATCATGTATACGGATTTTGATTCGCATACAGACACTGAAAAAAAAGACACTATATTTGAAATTCAAAATTCCGCATCGATGTTGTATGGACTATTAGAACAACTTTTGGACTGGGCAAGAACGCAAACAGGCAATATGCCTTTCCGTCCCAAACAAGTGAATCTTATCGCATTAATTGCAAAGATTGTAGACCAAGTAGAACCTACAGTTAAGAAAAAATCCATTCGTATCTTAACAGAAATTCCTTCGGAACTTGCCTATGTTTATGCAGATTCTGAAATGATCCAAGCAGTTCTCCGAAATTTAATAACCAACTCGATTAAATTTACGAACGAACATGGTGAAATTAAAATTACAGCAAAACAAGATGAAGATGGAATTCGAGTAGAATGCCAAGACAATGGTATTGGAATGGATAGTTCTGATTTAGAAAAACTATTTCGTGTGGATGCACAAGTAACAAGTATTGGATTAGAAGGCGAAAAGGGAACAGGACTTGGCCTCATCCTTTGTAGTGAATTTATCAAATTGCATGGCGGGGAAATTTGGGCGAAAAGCGAAAAAGGAAAGGGGACTACTGTAAGTTTTCGCTTACCTGATAGACCTTAG
- a CDS encoding beta/alpha barrel domain-containing protein (involved in tryptophan biosynthesis; amino acid biosynthesis; converts 1-(2-carboxyphenylamino)-1-deoxy-D-ribulose 5-phosphate to C(1)-(3-indolyl)-glycerol 3-phosphat), translated as MNPVLHKIVETKHEEIRMGRGKSLPSRTIPIRPWESHLKTNSISVIAECKKGSPSSGILRPDYDPVPIASIYESSGAGAISVLTDSKYFYGSLADLSAVSESVKIPVIRKDFIIDPLQIDEAYAYGASAILLIVRILSQTELTSLHKYAKSLGLSVLVETHNKEEVKTALDSGATTIGINTRDLDTFEIHKNLIEEIAPELDNSIIRVAESGIKSFADWQKYKGIVDSMLVGTYFMKSKDIAKDFHSLLFGN; from the coding sequence TTGAATCCTGTCTTACATAAGATAGTAGAAACAAAACACGAGGAAATTCGTATGGGAAGGGGAAAGTCCCTTCCTTCTCGGACAATTCCCATTAGACCTTGGGAATCTCATCTCAAAACCAATTCCATCTCCGTCATTGCTGAATGTAAAAAAGGAAGTCCCAGTTCCGGAATCCTTAGACCAGATTATGACCCAGTCCCAATTGCCTCTATTTATGAATCTTCGGGAGCTGGTGCCATTTCCGTTTTAACCGACTCAAAGTATTTTTATGGATCTTTAGCAGACCTTTCTGCTGTATCGGAATCGGTAAAAATCCCTGTGATCCGAAAAGACTTTATCATAGACCCCCTCCAAATCGATGAAGCTTATGCTTATGGTGCTTCCGCTATTTTACTGATTGTTCGAATCCTTTCCCAAACTGAGCTAACTTCCTTACATAAATACGCTAAAAGTTTAGGTCTTTCTGTCCTTGTCGAAACACACAACAAGGAAGAAGTAAAAACGGCCCTCGATTCTGGAGCGACAACAATTGGAATCAATACTAGAGATTTGGATACATTCGAAATTCATAAAAATCTAATTGAGGAAATTGCACCAGAATTAGATAATTCTATAATTCGTGTGGCTGAATCCGGAATAAAAAGTTTTGCCGATTGGCAAAAATACAAAGGTATCGTTGATTCTATGTTAGTTGGGACTTATTTTATGAAAAGTAAAGATATTGCAAAGGATTTTCATTCACTTTTGTTTGGGAATTAA
- a CDS encoding STAS domain-containing protein encodes MLKHEVKDGKLVVYLEGRLDVSVANEVEEGLMELIDNAGHRKVLLNMKDVEYMSSSGFRACISTLRKLNSKEGSLKISNIKPAVKRIFDVIELTSLFDIYDSEDAALKAF; translated from the coding sequence GTGCTGAAACACGAAGTGAAAGACGGAAAACTAGTCGTTTATCTGGAAGGTCGATTGGACGTTTCTGTGGCAAATGAAGTGGAAGAGGGCCTTATGGAACTCATCGATAATGCAGGACATAGAAAGGTACTTCTTAACATGAAAGACGTTGAATACATGTCTTCCTCTGGATTCAGAGCTTGTATTTCCACACTTCGTAAACTCAATTCTAAAGAGGGTTCGTTAAAAATATCCAACATCAAACCCGCAGTCAAACGTATCTTTGATGTCATTGAACTTACTTCTCTTTTTGATATCTATGACTCAGAAGATGCCGCTCTAAAAGCGTTCTAA
- the murD gene encoding UDP-N-acetylmuramoyl-L-alanine--D-glutamate ligase: protein MFSQSIPRASDLDHWQKFLILGGGSSGDSSAKLLSLKGKICVLADKFPEKANANLYAEVLSDNHPQERLEGIDCIIKSPGILPNHPILEEARRKELPILSEISLARIFYQGPIIGITGTDGKSTTTALAYHILKSKFPNSRMGGNIGVPFTSFCLEPLDLVVLELSSYQLDDSPNLELTASAILNLASDHLERHKTMESYAEAKWKIQNLENPNHTSFINPNFFKFLPNGIPKNKNLHFIGENQNYFVSLDPNQVHTPNHIYDATQFPLKGKHNLMNLCFAIALAESMGMGKNEIQSQFETFLGLPHRFHRIDSSKFKTQYKEIQFINDSKSTNIHSMLSGIAGFKKGDGLFLVLGGIPKIEPIDLFLRRWKELECPLWVYGKAVEVWKEAFDATGLPVKYFSDLPTLIADVKTTIDRTMETKESQNQTPLSVIFSPAGASFDLYKNFEERGNHFETLIKDSFS, encoded by the coding sequence ATGTTTTCTCAATCAATTCCAAGAGCATCTGACCTAGACCATTGGCAAAAATTCCTGATTTTAGGTGGCGGATCCTCTGGGGACTCCTCCGCCAAATTATTATCCTTAAAAGGAAAAATATGTGTACTGGCGGACAAGTTTCCGGAGAAAGCCAATGCCAATCTTTATGCAGAAGTTTTGTCAGACAATCACCCACAAGAGCGATTGGAAGGGATTGACTGTATCATCAAAAGCCCAGGCATCTTACCGAACCATCCCATCTTAGAAGAAGCCAGACGAAAAGAGCTCCCCATTTTGAGTGAAATTTCATTGGCACGAATTTTTTATCAAGGCCCTATCATTGGCATCACGGGCACTGATGGAAAATCAACGACCACAGCACTTGCCTATCACATTTTAAAATCTAAGTTTCCTAATTCACGAATGGGCGGAAATATCGGTGTTCCATTTACTTCTTTTTGTTTGGAACCATTAGACTTAGTGGTACTTGAGCTTTCAAGTTATCAATTAGATGATTCACCTAACTTGGAATTAACGGCATCTGCCATTTTAAATTTAGCATCTGACCATTTAGAAAGACACAAAACAATGGAGTCCTACGCAGAAGCTAAATGGAAAATTCAAAATTTAGAAAACCCAAACCATACATCCTTTATAAATCCAAACTTTTTTAAATTTCTACCGAATGGAATTCCAAAAAACAAAAACTTACATTTCATAGGTGAGAATCAAAATTACTTTGTGAGTTTAGACCCAAACCAAGTGCATACTCCTAATCATATTTATGATGCGACTCAGTTTCCACTCAAAGGAAAACACAATCTGATGAATTTATGTTTTGCGATTGCCCTTGCGGAATCCATGGGAATGGGCAAAAACGAAATCCAAAGTCAATTTGAAACCTTCTTAGGACTTCCTCATAGATTCCATCGAATCGATAGTTCAAAATTCAAAACTCAATACAAAGAAATCCAATTTATCAATGATTCCAAATCTACTAACATCCATTCTATGCTTTCTGGAATTGCTGGATTCAAAAAAGGGGATGGATTGTTTTTGGTACTTGGCGGAATTCCCAAAATAGAACCGATCGATTTATTTTTACGTCGATGGAAGGAATTGGAATGTCCACTTTGGGTATATGGTAAAGCTGTAGAAGTATGGAAAGAGGCGTTTGATGCCACAGGTCTTCCCGTGAAATACTTTTCTGACCTCCCCACACTCATCGCAGATGTAAAAACAACAATCGATAGAACAATGGAAACAAAAGAAAGTCAAAACCAAACTCCCCTGTCAGTGATTTTTTCACCAGCAGGGGCCAGTTTTGATTTGTATAAAAATTTTGAAGAAAGAGGCAACCACTTCGAAACTTTGATCAAAGATAGTTTTTCTTAA
- a CDS encoding enoyl-ACP reductase FabI encodes MNFNLEGRSVIITGITDSSSLALVIAKECKQLGAKLICTGLGKTEFHQNLSEAGLSFLERTYSDFTETVKRELGDDVITYPLDVTIQKNIDSFAEFLLNQGLQIHSVLHSIAMDKTIRQGKVKPIMTVSREEFMDAMNVSAFSLLALIQSFYQRNLLVQGGSIVALSYLGAERVVSHPYKNIGVAKSALERLVKEMAMELGKEKQIQVNAIRFSPYRASKAGSAIEGLEQAEKSCDTLAPLGNASAKDLAEEVAYLFRPGNRITGEIRHVDGGYHIRG; translated from the coding sequence ATGAATTTTAATCTAGAAGGGAGATCCGTAATCATCACGGGAATCACGGATTCTTCATCACTCGCATTAGTCATAGCAAAAGAATGTAAACAATTGGGTGCAAAACTCATCTGCACAGGCCTTGGGAAAACCGAGTTCCATCAAAATCTTTCGGAAGCAGGTCTTTCATTTTTAGAACGCACATACTCCGATTTTACAGAAACTGTCAAACGTGAGTTAGGTGACGATGTGATTACCTATCCACTCGATGTTACCATTCAAAAAAATATTGATTCCTTTGCTGAGTTTTTACTAAACCAGGGATTACAAATCCACTCAGTTTTACATTCGATCGCTATGGATAAAACCATTCGTCAAGGAAAGGTAAAGCCCATCATGACTGTGTCCCGTGAAGAGTTTATGGATGCTATGAATGTATCTGCTTTTTCCTTACTCGCACTCATTCAAAGTTTTTATCAAAGAAATTTACTCGTGCAAGGCGGCTCTATCGTTGCCTTAAGTTATTTAGGAGCCGAAAGAGTAGTATCCCATCCATACAAAAACATTGGAGTGGCGAAGTCTGCTTTAGAGCGACTGGTAAAAGAAATGGCTATGGAACTGGGAAAAGAAAAACAAATCCAAGTGAATGCCATCCGATTTTCTCCTTACCGAGCAAGTAAGGCTGGTTCGGCGATTGAAGGTCTTGAACAGGCGGAAAAAAGTTGTGATACTCTGGCTCCCTTGGGAAATGCTTCCGCAAAAGATTTAGCAGAAGAAGTGGCCTACTTATTTCGGCCAGGAAACAGGATCACCGGAGAAATTCGTCATGTAGATGGCGGGTATCATATCCGTGGATAA
- a CDS encoding HD family phosphohydrolase, giving the protein MTVTKSSDSKFIITDDPFFEGKIADYSKKIKAKVLTLVDLDQIESNSNGHIAKVLFYISRYELEAKHKEIHQFLKNHPTIMSNFIVRAPIDYTGYIALDIEEDLFFTNVPDDAPLIFLVKALANAFTSLQMVVDKFELQKRINVSTNEISKLTKIGISLANEKDFTKLLRDILNSAREISNSDSGSLYLVEKDERGNPRNLRFKISALDLSSDEFILPINKKSIAGYVAFTGKQLNIPNVYELSGGEEYKFNSDFDKMSNYYSKSMLVVPMKDHHDEVVGVIQLINRKKNFQTKLTLEEMKTNSILEYDKYSEELVMAVAGQAAVAIQNNNLVHDIETLFEGFVTASVSAIESRDPTTSGHSFRVAQYTVGLAESVNAIQTGRFKDIYFNESQVKEIRYASLLHDFGKVGVREKVLVKAKKLEDYELDLIRWRFQFILKDVEAKLAQKKIEYLKKHGNNGYVDFEKSIHLEYTLEREKLEEMVRVISESNEPTILEEGNSNFLEEISKMSYHTTDGGQLNLLMPKEFGFLSIRRGSLDFEERREIESHVEHTFQFLSKIPWTRELKMVPAIAHGHHEKLNGSGYPRGLSAVEIPVQAKMMAIADIFDALTDQDRPYKKAVPLDRAFDILKMEVRDQHIDGDLLDIFIGSNSYDRILHKR; this is encoded by the coding sequence ATGACTGTGACCAAATCTTCGGATTCGAAATTCATCATCACGGATGATCCTTTTTTTGAAGGCAAAATTGCCGATTATTCCAAAAAAATCAAAGCTAAGGTTTTGACCCTTGTCGACTTGGATCAAATTGAATCTAATTCGAACGGTCATATCGCCAAAGTGTTGTTCTACATCTCACGTTATGAGTTGGAAGCAAAACACAAAGAGATCCACCAATTCTTAAAGAACCATCCTACCATTATGTCGAACTTTATTGTTCGCGCCCCCATTGATTATACTGGCTACATTGCTCTTGATATTGAAGAAGATTTATTTTTTACCAATGTTCCCGATGATGCCCCTCTGATCTTTTTGGTAAAGGCACTGGCGAATGCATTTACTAGCCTTCAAATGGTGGTGGATAAGTTTGAATTACAAAAACGGATCAACGTATCCACGAATGAAATTTCCAAACTCACAAAGATTGGAATTAGCCTTGCAAACGAAAAAGATTTCACCAAACTCCTTCGTGATATTTTGAATTCCGCCCGTGAAATTTCTAATTCCGATTCGGGATCATTGTATTTGGTGGAAAAAGACGAAAGGGGAAATCCTAGAAATTTAAGATTTAAAATTTCAGCTCTTGATTTGAGTTCCGATGAATTTATTTTACCAATTAACAAAAAGAGTATTGCCGGTTACGTAGCATTTACTGGAAAACAACTCAATATTCCGAATGTGTACGAATTGTCCGGTGGAGAAGAATATAAGTTCAATAGTGATTTTGATAAAATGAGTAATTATTATTCAAAATCAATGTTAGTGGTTCCGATGAAAGACCACCATGATGAAGTAGTGGGTGTCATCCAACTCATCAACCGTAAAAAAAACTTTCAAACCAAATTAACTTTAGAGGAAATGAAAACCAATTCAATTCTGGAATATGATAAATATTCAGAAGAGTTGGTGATGGCGGTTGCGGGACAGGCGGCTGTTGCCATCCAAAATAATAATTTGGTTCATGACATTGAAACCTTGTTTGAAGGATTTGTGACTGCCAGTGTTTCAGCGATTGAATCCAGGGATCCAACTACCTCAGGTCATTCCTTCAGAGTGGCACAATACACTGTAGGACTTGCAGAATCGGTAAATGCGATCCAAACCGGTCGTTTTAAAGATATTTATTTTAATGAATCCCAAGTGAAGGAAATTCGTTACGCTTCCCTTCTTCATGATTTTGGAAAAGTTGGGGTTCGAGAAAAGGTTCTCGTTAAGGCAAAAAAACTAGAAGATTACGAACTGGATTTAATTCGTTGGCGTTTCCAATTTATCTTAAAGGATGTGGAAGCAAAACTTGCACAAAAAAAAATTGAATACCTGAAAAAACATGGTAACAATGGTTATGTGGATTTTGAAAAATCCATCCACCTAGAGTATACGTTAGAAAGAGAAAAATTAGAAGAAATGGTTCGAGTGATTTCAGAATCCAATGAACCTACAATTTTAGAAGAAGGAAATTCTAACTTTTTAGAAGAAATCTCCAAAATGAGTTACCACACAACAGACGGTGGCCAATTGAATTTACTCATGCCAAAAGAATTTGGATTTTTATCCATTCGACGCGGGTCATTGGATTTTGAAGAAAGACGAGAAATTGAATCCCATGTGGAACATACATTTCAGTTTCTTTCAAAAATCCCTTGGACCAGAGAGTTAAAAATGGTTCCCGCCATTGCCCACGGCCACCATGAAAAATTGAATGGATCGGGTTATCCGAGAGGTCTCTCAGCCGTGGAGATTCCCGTACAAGCTAAGATGATGGCCATTGCAGACATCTTTGATGCCCTTACGGACCAAGACCGCCCGTATAAAAAAGCGGTGCCTCTAGACCGTGCTTTTGACATTCTCAAGATGGAAGTAAGAGACCAACATATCGATGGAGATTTGTTAGATATTTTTATCGGAAGTAACTCATACGATAGAATTTTGCACAAACGATAA